Proteins encoded in a region of the Pseudomonas sp. GOM7 genome:
- a CDS encoding dihydroxy-acid dehydratase, translating to MSDNETKEGRPLRSARWFRKDDLPGFVHRSTLSAAGWSREDLMTRPVVGILNTWSDINPCNLNLRTLAEEVRVGILEAGGIPFEVPLMSISENIIKPSSFPFRNLLAMEAEETIRGYPFDALVLLGGCDKTQPALLMGAASAGVPFIFLASGPATPRSATGGNLANATGVWRLVDQLRAGELSDGEFAAFERSVMGTAGHCAEMGTASSMAVICEALGVSLPSSSLVPAVDRGRQQIAREVGRRSVRMAADGSPCPSEVLDARAFDNAITLLCAVGGSTNVIIHLLALAGRVGVPLSLERFDEIARRVPLIANVQPAGEHLTERLMAAGGVPALLKTLAPLLHLDARTVDGRTLGEIIDTAQVFDSDVIRPLDKPVKPGETMVVVKGNLAPDGAVMKTCAADPKLFRHRGPAVVFEDVQTIADQIDNPELGIDKNSVLILRNAGPVGAAMPEWGMLPLPRHLMERGVRDMLRISDARMSGTAYGAAVLHVSPEAAVGGPLALVRNGDIIELDVAERRLQLCVEEEELERRRQAWQPPLSRHVRGYRNLYNQHIEQAHLGCDFDFLRGANEETLPEGLFDGWVGGW from the coding sequence ATGAGCGATAACGAAACAAAAGAGGGTAGGCCGCTACGCAGCGCACGCTGGTTTCGCAAGGATGACCTGCCGGGTTTCGTGCATCGCTCGACCTTGTCGGCCGCCGGCTGGAGCCGCGAAGACCTGATGACGCGGCCGGTCGTCGGCATCCTCAACACCTGGTCCGATATCAATCCGTGCAACCTCAATCTGCGCACCCTTGCCGAAGAGGTGCGGGTCGGGATTCTCGAGGCGGGAGGGATCCCGTTCGAGGTGCCGCTGATGTCGATCAGCGAGAACATCATCAAGCCGAGCTCCTTCCCGTTTCGCAACCTGCTGGCCATGGAAGCCGAAGAGACCATTCGCGGCTATCCCTTCGATGCGCTGGTGCTGCTCGGCGGCTGTGACAAGACGCAGCCGGCCCTGCTGATGGGGGCCGCCAGCGCAGGCGTGCCGTTCATCTTCCTGGCCAGCGGCCCGGCTACCCCCCGCTCGGCGACTGGCGGCAATCTGGCCAATGCCACCGGGGTCTGGCGCCTGGTTGACCAACTGCGTGCCGGCGAACTCTCCGACGGCGAGTTCGCCGCGTTCGAGCGCAGCGTGATGGGCACGGCCGGCCACTGCGCGGAAATGGGTACCGCTTCCTCGATGGCGGTGATCTGCGAAGCCCTGGGCGTATCGCTGCCTAGCAGCAGCCTGGTGCCGGCGGTCGACCGCGGCCGACAGCAGATCGCCCGCGAGGTGGGCCGTCGTAGCGTGCGCATGGCCGCCGATGGCAGCCCCTGCCCGAGCGAGGTGCTCGATGCGCGCGCCTTCGACAATGCCATCACCCTGCTGTGCGCGGTGGGCGGCTCGACCAACGTCATCATTCACCTGCTGGCGCTCGCCGGCCGCGTCGGCGTGCCGCTGAGCCTGGAGCGCTTCGACGAGATCGCCAGGCGTGTGCCGTTGATCGCCAACGTCCAGCCCGCCGGCGAACACCTGACCGAGCGGCTGATGGCCGCCGGTGGCGTACCGGCCCTGCTCAAGACCCTCGCGCCCTTGCTGCACCTCGATGCGCGCACCGTCGACGGGCGCACCCTCGGCGAGATTATCGACACGGCGCAGGTGTTCGACAGCGATGTGATCCGCCCGCTGGACAAACCGGTCAAGCCTGGCGAGACCATGGTCGTGGTCAAGGGCAACCTGGCCCCGGATGGGGCGGTGATGAAGACCTGTGCGGCCGATCCCAAGCTGTTCCGTCACCGCGGCCCGGCGGTGGTGTTCGAGGACGTGCAAACGATTGCCGACCAGATCGATAACCCCGAACTCGGCATCGACAAGAACAGCGTGCTGATCCTGCGCAATGCCGGCCCGGTGGGCGCGGCGATGCCGGAGTGGGGCATGCTGCCCCTGCCGCGTCATCTGATGGAGCGCGGTGTGCGCGACATGCTGCGCATCTCCGATGCGCGCATGAGCGGCACGGCCTATGGTGCCGCCGTGCTCCACGTTTCACCCGAGGCGGCGGTCGGCGGGCCGCTGGCCCTGGTGCGTAACGGCGACATCATCGAACTCGACGTCGCCGAGCGGCGACTGCAGCTTTGTGTCGAAGAGGAGGAACTGGAACGTCGGCGCCAGGCCTGGCAACCGCCGCTGTCACGCCATGTGCGTGGCTATCGCAACCTGTACAACCAACATATCGAGCAGGCTCATCTGGGCTGCGATTTCGATTTTCTCCGTGGCGCCAACGAGGAAACCCTGCCTGAAGGGCTTTTCGATGGCTGGGTAGGGGGCTGGTAG
- a CDS encoding 2-hydroxyacid dehydrogenase — protein sequence MSILYRSDAARAPAWARYFAEHAPDLDFRVWPDAGDLDEVEYLIAWQAPADFIAQLPRLKVFFSSGAGVDHVDFSAIPRQVPIVRMVEPGIIDGMVEYVSLCVLALHRDFFDYVQAKQSRTWNPLEVSPASARTIGVMGMGSLGSAVLQRLASYGFDLRGWNRSPRELSGVESFAGAEQLQPFLAGCDVLICLLPLTPATRGILNREVFSLLPAGAALINVGRGQHLVEADLLEALDAGRLSRAILDVTEPEPLPAEHPFWGHPRVFLTPHVASMTQPESAAPILLANIRRHQRGEPLVDAIDRSRGY from the coding sequence ATGAGCATTCTTTATCGATCCGATGCCGCACGCGCCCCTGCCTGGGCGCGCTACTTCGCCGAACACGCCCCGGATCTCGACTTCCGGGTCTGGCCCGATGCCGGCGACCTCGACGAGGTCGAATACCTGATTGCCTGGCAGGCGCCAGCGGATTTCATCGCCCAACTGCCGCGGCTGAAGGTGTTCTTCTCCTCGGGGGCGGGCGTCGATCATGTCGATTTCTCCGCTATCCCCAGGCAGGTTCCCATCGTCAGGATGGTCGAGCCAGGGATCATCGACGGCATGGTGGAGTATGTGTCGCTCTGCGTGCTGGCCCTGCACCGCGACTTCTTCGACTATGTGCAGGCGAAGCAGTCGCGCACCTGGAATCCGCTCGAAGTGTCACCTGCCTCGGCTCGCACCATCGGCGTGATGGGCATGGGCTCGCTCGGCAGCGCCGTTCTACAGCGCCTGGCGAGCTACGGCTTCGACCTGCGTGGCTGGAACCGCTCGCCGCGTGAGCTGTCGGGCGTGGAGAGTTTCGCCGGCGCAGAGCAGTTGCAGCCCTTTCTCGCCGGCTGCGATGTGCTGATCTGCCTGTTGCCGCTCACCCCGGCCACCCGGGGCATCCTGAACCGCGAAGTGTTTTCCCTGCTGCCTGCCGGCGCGGCGCTGATCAATGTCGGGCGTGGCCAGCACCTGGTCGAGGCGGATCTGCTCGAGGCGCTGGATGCCGGGCGCCTATCGCGTGCCATTCTCGATGTGACCGAGCCTGAGCCCTTGCCTGCGGAGCATCCATTCTGGGGCCATCCGCGGGTCTTTCTGACCCCCCATGTGGCGAGCATGACCCAGCCCGAATCGGCTGCGCCGATCCTGCTGGCGAACATTCGTCGACATCAACGGGGCGAGCCACTCGTGGATGCCATCGACCGTTCTCGCGGTTATTGA
- a CDS encoding haloacid dehalogenase type II produces MSFLRPKYITFDCYGTLTNFQMGPLTRELFADRVAPEQMDQFVRDFAAYRLDQVMGDWRPYDEILDTAISRVCKRWGVEYRGEGRLYYNAVPTWGPHADVTAGLAKIADKIPLVIISNAMDEQIMSNVDKLGVPFHKVYTAQQAQAYKPRLQAFEYLLDNLGCGPQDLLHVSSSFRYDLMPAEDMKIKHKAFVARGHEQPGNACYNYRQITDIGGLPGLVGL; encoded by the coding sequence ATGAGTTTTCTTCGCCCCAAGTACATCACCTTCGACTGCTACGGCACCTTGACCAACTTCCAGATGGGCCCGCTGACCCGCGAGCTGTTCGCTGACCGCGTCGCGCCTGAGCAGATGGATCAGTTCGTCAGGGATTTCGCTGCCTACCGCCTGGATCAGGTGATGGGTGACTGGCGGCCCTATGATGAAATTCTCGATACCGCGATCTCCCGCGTGTGCAAGCGCTGGGGCGTGGAATATCGTGGCGAGGGACGGCTCTACTACAACGCCGTGCCGACCTGGGGCCCGCATGCCGACGTGACCGCCGGCCTGGCGAAGATCGCCGACAAGATTCCGCTGGTGATCATCTCCAACGCCATGGACGAGCAGATCATGTCCAACGTCGACAAGCTGGGCGTGCCCTTCCACAAGGTCTACACCGCGCAGCAGGCGCAGGCCTACAAGCCGCGCCTGCAAGCCTTCGAGTACCTGCTCGACAACCTGGGCTGCGGGCCGCAAGACCTGCTGCACGTGTCCTCCAGCTTCCGCTATGACCTGATGCCGGCCGAAGACATGAAGATCAAGCACAAGGCCTTCGTCGCCCGCGGTCACGAGCAGCCGGGTAACGCCTGCTACAACTACCGGCAGATCACCGATATCGGCGGGTTGCCCGGCCTGGTCGGGCTCTGA
- a CDS encoding NAD(P)/FAD-dependent oxidoreductase — translation MRSESYWLDTAPAFTGAQTGALPARVDVAVVGGGFTGLSAARALALKGASVAVLEAGRVVGEASGRNGGHCNTGVAQDYASLVASLGAERARAYYRAYESAVQSVVTLVEAEGIACDLKRSGKLKLAAKPQHYDGLARTCELIRREVDAEVELLSAEQARAEVDSAEFHGGLLQRNGVQMHVGRFGVGLAEAAARHGALIYQQTTLQGWKAEAGGYRLETSGGSLQAGQVLMATGASQHGGLGWYRRRIVPVGSFIVATEVLPQALLDQLLPQRRSYVTSRMIGNYFRVTPDNRLLFGGRARFAMSGGSSDAKSGKILQAAMAQMFPPLAQVKIDYCWGGLVDMTSDRLPRAGQHGGVYHAMGYSGHGVQMSVHMGQAMAEVMDGKAEANPWGDLDWPAIPGHFGKPWFLPVVGVYYRLQDYLH, via the coding sequence ATGCGCAGTGAGTCCTATTGGCTCGATACCGCACCGGCGTTCACCGGCGCTCAGACCGGCGCACTGCCGGCACGCGTCGATGTTGCCGTGGTCGGCGGCGGTTTCACCGGGCTGTCGGCGGCCCGTGCGCTGGCCCTGAAAGGGGCGAGCGTGGCGGTACTGGAGGCCGGCCGGGTGGTCGGCGAGGCCTCCGGGCGTAATGGCGGGCATTGCAATACCGGGGTGGCCCAGGACTACGCCAGCCTGGTCGCCAGCCTCGGCGCCGAGCGGGCCCGCGCTTATTACCGGGCCTATGAAAGTGCGGTGCAGAGCGTGGTGACCTTGGTGGAGGCGGAAGGCATCGCTTGCGACCTCAAGCGCAGCGGCAAGCTCAAGCTGGCTGCCAAGCCCCAGCACTACGATGGCCTGGCGCGCACCTGCGAGCTGATCCGCCGCGAGGTCGACGCCGAGGTGGAGCTGTTGTCCGCCGAACAGGCCCGAGCCGAAGTCGACTCGGCCGAGTTCCACGGCGGCCTGCTGCAGCGCAACGGTGTGCAGATGCATGTCGGCCGCTTCGGTGTTGGTCTGGCCGAAGCGGCGGCGCGCCACGGTGCGCTGATCTACCAGCAGACCACCCTGCAGGGCTGGAAGGCCGAGGCCGGTGGCTATCGGCTCGAAACCAGTGGCGGCAGCCTGCAGGCCGGCCAGGTGCTGATGGCGACCGGCGCCAGCCAGCACGGCGGGCTGGGTTGGTACCGGCGGCGGATCGTGCCGGTGGGCAGTTTCATCGTGGCCACCGAGGTATTGCCCCAGGCGCTGCTCGATCAGCTATTGCCGCAACGGCGTTCGTACGTCACCAGCCGCATGATCGGCAACTACTTCCGGGTGACCCCGGACAACCGCCTGCTGTTCGGTGGCCGGGCGCGCTTCGCCATGTCCGGAGGCAGCTCCGATGCCAAGAGCGGCAAGATCCTGCAGGCGGCGATGGCGCAAATGTTCCCGCCGTTGGCCCAGGTGAAAATCGACTATTGCTGGGGCGGTTTGGTGGATATGACCTCCGACCGCCTGCCACGCGCCGGCCAGCATGGCGGCGTGTATCACGCCATGGGCTACAGCGGCCATGGTGTGCAGATGTCGGTGCACATGGGCCAGGCGATGGCCGAGGTGATGGACGGCAAGGCCGAGGCCAACCCTTGGGGCGATCTGGATTGGCCGGCGATTCCCGGGCATTTCGGCAAGCCCTGGTTCCTCCCGGTGGTGGGGGTCTACTACCGCCTTCAGGACTACTTGCATTGA
- a CDS encoding ABC transporter substrate-binding protein, protein MSDNKNIPDTQLISGEQSQRIFEGLNRGMSRRDALRMLGLAGIAAAGAGSLFGPAGQVLAAGASAGSVKGKRGGRIKVASATSSTADTLDPAKGSNYTDYCRHNMFYNGLTSLDEQLVPRMALAESFDTSDALSWNIKLRKDILFHDGKPMTSADVVYSLTRHKLPQVGSKALSIAQQFEEVKANGPHEVQVRLISPNADLPAVLGTTHFLIVRDGTTDFTTANGTGPFTCAEFQPGVRSIAKRNDNYWKPGLPYLDEIEFFSIPDESARISALLAGDVDLINPVSPRSVSRLEGNANVALMESPTGGYTNLVMRDELGPVQNPDFVLAMKYLLDRKQINRVAFRGYGRIANDQPIAANSRYYSADVPQRAFDLDKAKFHLQKSGMAGRSLPLVASEAATGSLDIAQLLQLSGQQIGLKLDIKRVPADGYWSNHWMKHPLGFGAIGARPTADLLFSLFFQSDAVMNESGWKNERFDQLLLAARGETDDAKRKQMYGEMQALVHEHCGVGISQFNSSLDGRNAKLKGLVPHPLGGLMGYMFAEYAWLDA, encoded by the coding sequence ATGTCTGACAACAAGAACATCCCCGACACTCAACTGATCAGCGGCGAGCAGAGTCAGCGCATTTTCGAGGGGCTCAACCGGGGCATGTCGCGCCGTGACGCCCTGCGCATGCTGGGCCTGGCCGGTATCGCCGCGGCTGGCGCGGGTAGCCTGTTCGGCCCGGCAGGCCAGGTGCTGGCCGCTGGCGCCAGCGCAGGCAGCGTCAAGGGCAAACGTGGTGGGCGCATCAAGGTGGCCAGCGCCACCAGCTCCACCGCCGACACCCTCGACCCGGCCAAGGGCTCGAACTACACCGATTACTGTCGGCACAACATGTTCTACAACGGCCTGACCTCGCTGGACGAGCAACTGGTACCGCGCATGGCCCTGGCCGAGTCGTTCGACACCAGCGATGCCTTGTCCTGGAACATCAAGCTGCGCAAGGACATCCTGTTCCACGATGGCAAGCCGATGACCTCGGCCGACGTGGTCTACTCGCTGACCCGGCACAAGCTGCCGCAGGTGGGCTCCAAGGCGCTGAGCATCGCCCAGCAGTTCGAGGAGGTGAAGGCCAACGGCCCGCACGAGGTGCAGGTGCGCCTGATCAGCCCCAATGCCGACCTGCCGGCGGTGCTCGGCACCACGCATTTTCTCATCGTGCGGGACGGCACCACCGACTTCACCACCGCCAACGGCACCGGGCCGTTCACCTGTGCCGAGTTCCAGCCGGGCGTGCGCTCCATCGCCAAGCGCAATGACAACTACTGGAAGCCGGGCCTGCCGTATCTCGACGAGATCGAGTTCTTCTCCATCCCCGATGAGTCGGCACGGATCAGCGCGTTGCTGGCCGGCGACGTGGATCTGATCAACCCGGTCAGCCCGCGCTCGGTTTCGCGCCTCGAGGGCAATGCCAACGTGGCGCTGATGGAGTCGCCCACTGGCGGCTACACCAACCTGGTGATGCGCGATGAGCTGGGCCCGGTGCAGAACCCGGATTTCGTTCTGGCCATGAAGTACCTGCTCGATCGCAAGCAGATCAACCGCGTGGCCTTTCGTGGCTACGGCAGGATCGCCAACGACCAGCCGATCGCCGCCAACAGCCGCTATTACTCCGCCGATGTCCCGCAGCGCGCGTTCGACCTGGACAAGGCCAAGTTTCACCTCCAGAAGTCCGGCATGGCCGGGCGCTCCTTGCCGCTGGTGGCGTCGGAGGCTGCTACCGGCTCGCTGGACATCGCCCAGCTCCTGCAGCTCTCCGGCCAGCAGATCGGCCTCAAGCTGGATATCAAACGGGTTCCAGCCGATGGCTACTGGTCCAATCACTGGATGAAGCACCCGCTGGGTTTCGGTGCCATCGGGGCGCGTCCGACCGCCGATCTGTTGTTCAGCCTCTTCTTCCAGTCCGATGCTGTGATGAACGAGTCGGGTTGGAAGAACGAGCGCTTCGATCAGTTGCTGCTCGCCGCGCGCGGGGAAACCGACGACGCCAAGCGCAAACAGATGTACGGTGAGATGCAGGCGCTGGTGCATGAGCACTGTGGGGTCGGCATCTCCCAGTTCAACAGCAGCCTCGATGGCCGTAATGCCAAGCTCAAGGGACTGGTGCCTCACCCACTGGGTGGGCTGATGGGCTACATGTTCGCCGAGTACGCCTGGTTGGATGCCTGA
- a CDS encoding ABC transporter permease — MNGTIARLVVGRLGIGVITLLIVSLVVFFLTSLLPGDAVQEMLGQEATPEAVAAMRAQLGLDQPIYLRYLHWLGGLLSGSPGVSMVNGMPVGDLIASRLPNTLSLAAITALVSVPIALSIGILSAMYRGSKFDRYSNMLTVFAVSVPEFLIATIAVLIFAVKLGWLSALSRSVEVHSFGELLRVYAMPVLTLCCVLIAQMARMTRAAVVDQLSSPYVEMAVLKGARPIRVVLRHALPNAIGPIANAVALSLSYLLGGVVIVESIFNYPGIATLIVNGVITRDMPLVQACVMLFCLGFLTLVLLADLCAILSNPRLRK; from the coding sequence ATGAACGGCACCATTGCGCGCCTTGTGGTGGGACGTCTGGGGATTGGCGTGATCACCTTGTTGATCGTCTCGCTGGTGGTATTTTTCCTCACCAGTTTGTTGCCCGGCGACGCCGTGCAGGAAATGCTCGGCCAGGAGGCCACCCCTGAAGCGGTGGCGGCCATGCGGGCGCAGCTTGGTCTGGATCAGCCGATCTACCTGCGCTACCTGCACTGGCTCGGCGGACTGCTCAGTGGCAGCCCTGGGGTATCGATGGTCAATGGCATGCCGGTGGGCGATCTGATCGCCAGCCGCCTGCCCAACACCCTGAGCCTGGCGGCAATCACCGCGCTGGTGTCGGTGCCGATAGCGCTGAGCATCGGCATTCTCTCGGCGATGTACCGTGGCTCGAAGTTTGACCGCTACAGCAACATGCTGACGGTGTTCGCGGTGTCCGTGCCGGAGTTTCTCATCGCCACCATCGCCGTGCTGATCTTCGCCGTGAAGCTGGGCTGGCTGTCGGCCTTGTCGCGCAGTGTCGAGGTGCACAGCTTCGGCGAGCTGTTGCGCGTCTATGCCATGCCAGTGCTGACCCTGTGCTGCGTGCTGATCGCCCAGATGGCGCGCATGACCCGCGCGGCGGTGGTCGATCAGCTCAGTTCGCCCTACGTGGAAATGGCCGTGCTCAAGGGCGCCCGGCCGATCCGCGTGGTGCTGCGCCACGCACTGCCCAACGCCATCGGGCCGATCGCCAATGCGGTGGCGTTGAGCCTGTCGTACCTGCTCGGCGGCGTGGTCATCGTCGAGTCGATCTTCAACTATCCGGGGATCGCGACGCTGATCGTCAATGGCGTGATCACCCGCGACATGCCCTTGGTGCAGGCCTGCGTGATGCTGTTCTGCCTGGGCTTCCTGACGCTGGTGCTGCTGGCCGACCTCTGTGCCATCCTGTCCAACCCGAGGCTGCGCAAATGA
- a CDS encoding ABC transporter permease, which produces MKTDTVSTRASAALRDIPLEAPLPAVAPRKRRLKLSGAGIVGLLLVSFWAVMAVAGPWLAPHDPNALVSDDFFGPLSLQFPLGSDYLGRDMLSRLLQGAPYTIGVALLATVLACSAGVLLALVAAASGGWLDALISRTQDALIAIPNKIFALLMVASFGSSVPLLLLMAAFAYMPGSFRIARAVAVNLMAMDFVRVARTRGEGMAYIIFIEVLPNMLRPVFTDFGLRFVYVVLLLSAMSFLGLGIQPPDADWGSLVRENIQGLGQGAPAVLAPALAIASLTMGVNLLIDSLGGRTQRGTEK; this is translated from the coding sequence ATGAAAACGGACACCGTATCCACACGAGCGAGCGCCGCGCTGCGCGATATTCCCCTCGAGGCTCCGCTGCCCGCCGTGGCGCCGCGCAAGCGTCGTCTGAAGCTGTCCGGTGCCGGCATCGTCGGTTTGCTGCTGGTGTCGTTCTGGGCCGTGATGGCGGTGGCTGGCCCCTGGCTGGCACCGCACGACCCCAACGCTCTGGTCAGCGATGACTTCTTCGGCCCGCTGAGCCTGCAATTCCCGCTGGGCAGCGATTACCTGGGCCGCGACATGCTCAGCCGCCTGCTGCAGGGCGCGCCATACACCATCGGCGTGGCCCTGCTGGCCACCGTGCTGGCCTGCTCCGCCGGCGTACTGCTGGCGCTGGTGGCGGCGGCCTCCGGAGGCTGGCTGGATGCCCTGATCAGCCGCACCCAGGATGCCCTGATCGCCATTCCCAACAAGATCTTCGCCCTGTTGATGGTGGCTTCGTTCGGCTCCTCGGTGCCGTTGTTGCTGCTGATGGCGGCTTTCGCCTACATGCCCGGCTCGTTCCGTATCGCCCGTGCCGTGGCGGTGAACCTGATGGCCATGGACTTCGTGCGGGTCGCGCGTACCCGCGGTGAGGGCATGGCCTACATCATCTTCATCGAGGTGCTGCCGAACATGCTGCGCCCGGTGTTCACCGATTTCGGCCTGCGTTTCGTCTACGTGGTGCTGTTGCTCAGTGCCATGAGCTTCCTCGGCCTGGGCATCCAGCCGCCGGATGCCGACTGGGGTTCGCTGGTGCGCGAGAACATTCAGGGTCTGGGCCAGGGCGCCCCGGCCGTACTGGCCCCGGCGCTGGCCATCGCCAGCCTGACCATGGGCGTCAACCTGCTGATCGACAGCCTCGGCGGACGAACCCAGCGCGGCACGGAGAAGTGA